Proteins encoded in a region of the Phoenix dactylifera cultivar Barhee BC4 chromosome 3, palm_55x_up_171113_PBpolish2nd_filt_p, whole genome shotgun sequence genome:
- the LOC103704186 gene encoding mannose-specific lectin 3-like yields MAIIPSSIRQLSLLLLVLSSTVSLLAPPSTANDSNVLLTGDVLPTNGQLSNGDATFVMQGDCNLVLYNKGRGFQSGTSGLGDACTLTLDDLGQFVIMVASGSAVWSSTLRGNYTREKYASPRGNYTRGKYAAVLRPDGEVAIYGPAVWSTPNFGFSTARGAVSTQAMEVPMANNVLFSSQVLYDDAQLTTRDYIFTMRESCNLALVKRSKGIIWQTGTVDGGENCFLRLDHRGQLAVVDDEYDTVWRSQPASKDGDYVLVVQINGQAVVYGPVVWSTASYAY; encoded by the coding sequence ATGGCAATAATTCCATCCTCGATCCGCCAactttctctcctcctcctcgtcctttCATCGACCGTCTCACTCCTCGCACCGCCATCCACAGCCAACGACAGCAATGTCCTTCTCACCGGCGATGTTCTCCCCACCAACGGCCAGCTTTCCAACGGCGACGCCACATTCGTCATGCAGGGCGACTGCAACTTAGTATTGTACAACAAGGGCCGCGGCTTCCAGTCCGGCACGTCCGGCCTCGGTGATGCATGCACGCTAACTCTCGACGACCTCGGCCAATTCGTCATCATGGTCGCCAGCGGCTCCGCCGTCTGGAGCTCCACGCTCCGCGGCAACTACACGAGAGAAAAGTACGCCTCGCCCCGCGGCAACTACACGAGAGGAAAGTACGCCGCCGTCCTCCGACCCGACGGTGAAGTAGCCATCTATGGCCCTGCCGTTTGGTCCACGCCCAACTTCGGATTCAGCACCGCGCGGGGTGCTGTTTCTACTCAGGCGATGGAGGTTCCGATGGCGAACAACGTGCTGTTCTCGTCCCAGGTTCTCTACGACGACGCCCAGCTCACGACGAGGGATTACATCTTCACCATGAGGGAGAGTTGCAATCTGGCCCTGGTTAAGAGGTCCAAAGGCATCATCTGGCAGACTGGAACGGTGGATGGAGGCGAGAACTGCTTCCTTAGGCTTGACCACCGTGGGCAGCTGGCCGTTGTAGACGACGAGTACGATACGGTGTGGCGCAGCCAGCCCGCATCCAAGGATGGAGACTATGTGCTTGTGGTCCAGATCAATGGACAAGCCGTCGTCTATGGACCCGTCGTCTGGTCGACAGCTTCCTACGCCTACTGA
- the LOC103704118 gene encoding serine/threonine-protein phosphatase PP1 isoform X1 codes for MIRMNLTTATAAIVVGPFAGCRCASSQLMHHPNRRERRSKSGRFFLLSGSLYVRCLDLDSGVDRSGSIGEGMDPALLDGIINRLLEVRLARSGQQVQLSESEIRQLCMVSREIFLSQPNLLELEAPIKICGDIHGQYSDLLRLFEYGGFPPEANYLFLGDYVDRGKQSLETICLLLAYKIKYPENFFLLRGNHECASINRIYGFYDECKRRFNVRLWKVFTDCFNCLPVAALIDDKILCMHGGLSPDLSNLDQIKSLTRPTDVPDTGLLCDLLWSDPGRDIQGWGMNDRGVSYTFGADKVSEFLSKHDLDLICRAHQVVEDGYEFFANRELVTIFSAPNYCGEFDNAGAMMSVDETLMCSFQILKPAEKKPKFIMPTGI; via the exons ATGATCCGGATGAACTTGACAACTGCAACCGCGGCCATTGTCGTCGGTCCCTTCGCAGGATGCAGGTGCGCATCGAGCCAATTAATGCACCACCCGAATAG AAGAGAGAGACGATCGAAATCGGGGAGATTTTTCCTTCTCTCCGGTAGTTTATACGTTCGTTGTCTAGATCTAGATTCTGGAGTGGATCGTTCGGGATCGATCGGGGAAGGGATGGATCCGGCGTTGCTCGATGGCATCATAAACAGGCTCCTGGAGGTGCGGTTGGCGAGGTCCGGGCAGCAGGTGCAGCTCTCGGAGTCGGAGATTCGACAACTTTGCATGGTCTCTCGGGAGATTTTCCTCAGCCAGCCCAATCTCCTGGAGCTCGAGGCTCCCATCAAGATCTGCG GTGACATTCATGGCCAGTATAGTGATCTTTTAAGACTCTTCGAGTATGGTGGTTTTCCTCCTGAGGCCAACTATTTATTCTTAGGTGATTATGTGGACCGAGGAAAACAAAGCTTGGAAACAatatgccttcttcttgcttACAAAATAAAGTACCCAGAGAACTTTTTTCTACTGAGAGGAAATCATGAATGCGCTTCTATAAATAGAATATATGGGTTTTATGATGAATGTAAGCGCCGGTTTAATGTTAGATTATGGAAAGTTTTTACTGATTGCTTCAACTGCCTTCCTGTAGCTGCTCTAATCGATGACAAAATATTATGCATGCATGGTGGCCTTTCACCTGATCTGTCAAACTTGGATCAAATTAAAAGTTTAACTCGTCCAACTGATGTCCCAGACACTGGTTTATTATGCGACTTACTTTGGTCAGATCCTGGTAGAGATATTCAAGgttggggaatgaatgatagAGGGGTTTCATACACTTTTGGTGCTGATAAGGTTTCAGAATTCTTGTCGAAGCATGATCTGGATCTTATCTGTCGGGCTCATCAG GTTGTTGAGGATGGGTATGAATTCTTTGCTAACAGAGAACTTGTCACCATATTTTCAGCCCCAAACTACTGTGGTGAATTTGACAATGCCGGTGCAATGATGAGTGTTGATGAAACTCTAATGTGCTCTTTTCAAATTCTCAAGCCTGCAGAGAAGAAACCCAAATTTATTATGCCAACAGGAATATGA
- the LOC120110136 gene encoding mannose-specific lectin 3-like, with protein sequence MEIIPSSIHQLSLLLLVLSSTVSLLARPSTANDSNVLLTGDVLPTNGQLSNGDATFVMQGDCNLVLYNKRRGFQSNTHGNGDNCTLALNDLGQLVIKGASGSAVWSSTPRGNYTRGKYAAVLRPDGEVAIYGPAVWSTPNFGFSAARGAVSTRAMEVPMANNVLFSSQVLYDDAQLTTRDYIFTMSENCNLALVKRSRGIIWQSGTIDGGEYCFLRLDHRGQLAVVDDEYKTVWRSQPASKDGDYVLVVQINGQAVVYGPVVWSTAAYGH encoded by the coding sequence ATGGAAATAATCCCATCCTCGATCCACCAactttctctcctcctcctcgtcctttCATCGACCGTCTCACTCCTCGCACGGCCATCCACAGCCAACGACAGCAATGTCCTTCTCACCGGCGATGTTCTCCCCACCAACGGCCAGCTTTCCAACGGCGACGCCACATTCGTCATGCAAGGCGACTGCAACCTGGTCTTGTACAACAAGCGCCGTGGCTTCCAATCCAACACCCATGGCAATGGCGACAATTGCACGCTAGCACTCAACGACCTCGGCCAATTGGTCATCAAGGGCGCCAGCGGCTCCGCCGTCTGGAGCTCCACCCCCCGCGGCAACTACACGAGAGGAAAGTACGCCGCCGTCCTCCGACCCGACGGTGAAGTAGCCATCTATGGCCCTGCCGTTTGGTCCACGCCCAACTTCGGATTCAGCGCCGCGCGGGGTGCTGTTTCTACTCGGGCGATGGAGGTTCCGATGGCGAACAACGTGCTGTTCTCGTCCCAGGTTCTCTACGACGACGCCCAGCTCACGACGAGGGATTACATCTTCACCATGAGTGAGAACTGCAATCTGGCCCTGGTTAAGAGGTCCAGAGGCATCATCTGGCAGAGTGGAACGATTGATGGAGGCGAGTACTGCTTCCTCAGGCTTGACCACCGAGGGCAGCTGGCCGTTGTAGACGACGAGTACAAGACGGTGTGGCGCAGCCAGCCAGCATCCAAGGATGGAGACTATGTGCTTGTGGTCCAGATCAATGGACAAGCCGTCGTCTATGGACCCGTCGTCTGGTCGACAGCTGCCTACGGCCACTGA
- the LOC103704118 gene encoding serine/threonine-protein phosphatase PP1 isoform X2 — protein sequence MHHPNRRERRSKSGRFFLLSGSLYVRCLDLDSGVDRSGSIGEGMDPALLDGIINRLLEVRLARSGQQVQLSESEIRQLCMVSREIFLSQPNLLELEAPIKICGDIHGQYSDLLRLFEYGGFPPEANYLFLAALIDDKILCMHGGLSPDLSNLDQIKSLTRPTDVPDTGLLCDLLWSDPGRDIQGWGMNDRGVSYTFGADKVSEFLSKHDLDLICRAHQVVEDGYEFFANRELVTIFSAPNYCGEFDNAGAMMSVDETLMCSFQILKPAEKKPKFIMPTGI from the exons ATGCACCACCCGAATAG AAGAGAGAGACGATCGAAATCGGGGAGATTTTTCCTTCTCTCCGGTAGTTTATACGTTCGTTGTCTAGATCTAGATTCTGGAGTGGATCGTTCGGGATCGATCGGGGAAGGGATGGATCCGGCGTTGCTCGATGGCATCATAAACAGGCTCCTGGAGGTGCGGTTGGCGAGGTCCGGGCAGCAGGTGCAGCTCTCGGAGTCGGAGATTCGACAACTTTGCATGGTCTCTCGGGAGATTTTCCTCAGCCAGCCCAATCTCCTGGAGCTCGAGGCTCCCATCAAGATCTGCG GTGACATTCATGGCCAGTATAGTGATCTTTTAAGACTCTTCGAGTATGGTGGTTTTCCTCCTGAGGCCAACTATTTATTCTTAG CTGCTCTAATCGATGACAAAATATTATGCATGCATGGTGGCCTTTCACCTGATCTGTCAAACTTGGATCAAATTAAAAGTTTAACTCGTCCAACTGATGTCCCAGACACTGGTTTATTATGCGACTTACTTTGGTCAGATCCTGGTAGAGATATTCAAGgttggggaatgaatgatagAGGGGTTTCATACACTTTTGGTGCTGATAAGGTTTCAGAATTCTTGTCGAAGCATGATCTGGATCTTATCTGTCGGGCTCATCAG GTTGTTGAGGATGGGTATGAATTCTTTGCTAACAGAGAACTTGTCACCATATTTTCAGCCCCAAACTACTGTGGTGAATTTGACAATGCCGGTGCAATGATGAGTGTTGATGAAACTCTAATGTGCTCTTTTCAAATTCTCAAGCCTGCAGAGAAGAAACCCAAATTTATTATGCCAACAGGAATATGA
- the LOC120110320 gene encoding mannose-specific lectin 3-like encodes MAIIPSSIRKLSLLLVVLSSTVSLLPRPSTANDSNVLLTGDVLPTNGQLSNGDATFVMQGDCNLVLYNKRRGFQSNTHGNGDNCTLTLNALGQLVIKGASGSAFWSSTLRGNYTRGNYAAVLRPDGEVAIYGPAVWSTPNFGFSTARGAVSTRAMEVPMANNVLFSSQVLYDDAQLTTRDYIFTMSESCNLALVKRSRGIIWQSGTIDGGEYCFLRLDHRGQLAVVDDEYKTVWRSQPASKDGDYVLVVQINGQAVVYGPVVWSTAYGY; translated from the coding sequence ATGGCAATAATCCCATCCTCGATCCGCAAACTTTCTCTCCTCCTCGTCGTCCTTTCATCGACCGTCTCACTCCTCCCACGGCCATCCACAGCCAACGACAGCAATGTCCTTCTCACCGGCGATGTTCTCCCCACCAACGGCCAGCTTTCCAACGGGGACGCCACATTCGTCATGCAAGGTGACTGCAACCTGGTATTGTACAACAAGCGCCGTGGCTTCCAATCCAACACCCATGGCAATGGCGACAATTGCACGCTAACCCTCAACGCCCTCGGCCAATTGGTCATCAAGGGCGCCAGCGGCTCCGCCTTCTGGAGCTCCACCCTCCGCGGCAACTACACGAGAGGAAACTACGCCGCCGTCCTCCGACCCGACGGTGAAGTAGCCATCTATGGCCCTGCCGTTTGGTCCACGCCCAACTTCGGATTCAGCACCGCGCGGGGTGCTGTTTCTACTCGGGCGATGGAGGTTCCGATGGCGAACAACGTGCTGTTCTCGTCCCAGGTTCTCTACGACGACGCCCAGCTCACGACGAGGGATTACATCTTCACCATGAGTGAGAGCTGCAATCTGGCCCTGGTTAAGAGGTCCAGAGGCATCATCTGGCAGAGTGGAACGATTGATGGAGGCGAGTACTGCTTCCTCAGGCTTGACCACCGCGGGCAGCTGGCCGTTGTAGACGACGAGTACAAGACGGTGTGGCGCAGCCAACCAGCATCCAAGGATGGAGACTATGTGCTTGTGGTCCAGATCAATGGACAAGCCGTCGTCTATGGACCCGTCGTCTGGTCGACTGCCTACGGCTACTGA